In Ascochyta rabiei chromosome 11, complete sequence, the following are encoded in one genomic region:
- a CDS encoding ABC-type xenobiotic transporter produces MAAEPAQANANGPGSRKNSTDLERDVLAQQIAVSVPEIGYFQLFRYATNKDLLIIAISFLCAVISGAITTAPALLTALLVGSIQESWSKESTSASASSELTRFTIYFVYLFVGELVTCYIATIGFIRTGIVLSSRIREEYLAALLRQNMAFFDHVGAGEIATHMTADANLIRDGISEKASVAVQCCSSIVTAFVIGFTRDWKLTLIMASSPVCIALVFAVNGVALTKSRQRWLGETAAAGTVVEEVLSSIKTVVGLNAQSELTSRYDGFLEKAERWATRARTISGALLGAVFAVIYMAIGLGFWMGSRYLVKGTTSYVDILAIILATVTGIACLGSIVPPLQAFTIAVAAGSRLYGTIDRKPRGESTRPSKTQLDTISGHLEFKNVRHIYPSRPGVVVLDNLSISIEPGKTTAIVGPSGSGKSTIIELLERFYDPLAGKIMLDGHNLSEINPQWLRQHMSLVQQNPTLFDTTIFENVRYGLVGTPYENSPEEEVRNLVHDACRIANAHDFICKLPNGYGTPVGEAGVMLSGGQKQRIAIARALIRNPKILLLDEATSALDSTSETVVQAAIERASQGRTTVVVAHRLSTIKTADKIIVLSGGRLAEQGTHNELLELNGTYTKLAQTQTVHLDQETNPGMETASHIHDEPEKPTVENEKALPPIDRNFASMISPKDAEALQSLDHPRSEYSMRTLVTFVMKMHKGSVLKILHGFLWSVQAGAGAPIQAVFLAKCLVALARPPSQYQLLRSETNLWAGMHVALAFVQLLAYTAQATTLGGCTEKLIRDVSGQTFRALLDKDMAFFDMPEHGVGALSSFISTEPSSIAGVGCYAVGTYIMALTTLIGAMAASIAVGWKLGLVGSATVPILLLCGLFRYRVMAQLDAHLRKDYQETASLASEAVSSIRTVISLNREPSVMLTFHGQLAQQNLTSIRASLKSSALFSFSQSASMLCTALGLWYGGTLVISGEYGLFQFILSHAAINICGEAAGQIFSSSPDLAKAKNSATRLKALFDQRTSAQINHDATRPLLEGNIQFRDVHFTYPTRPGRRILNGFDLTVHKGKYVALIGSSGCGKSTIVAMLEHFYHPSAGMISMDDIDISSMDVRAYRDQVALVNQEPTLFQGTIRENLTLGLNRECSQQELEKACKDAYILEFILSLPLGLNTMCGGKGNNFSGGQKQRLAIARALLRRPKVLLLDEVTSALDSESQREVQAALDEAAKDRTTIAIAHRLSAIQNADVICFLEDGVVVESGTHAELIRKRGKYFAMSSLQTLES; encoded by the exons ATGGCCGCCGAGCCGGCGCAAGCCAATGCCAATGGCCCAGGCAGCAGAAAAAACAGCACAGATCTGGAGCGCGACGTCCTTGCCCAACAGATTGCAGTTTCCGTCCCAGAGATCGGTTACTTTCAGCTGTTCCGATATGCCACCAACAAAGATTTGCTCATCATTGCGATATCTTTCCTCTGTGCTGTCATTTCAGGAGCCATCACAACCGCACCGGCACTGCTGACTGCTCTGTTGGTCGGCAGTATTCAAGAAAGCTGGTCCAAAGAATCGACAAGCGCCTCTGCTAGTAGCGAACTGACCCGATTTACAATCTATTTCGTATATCTTTTTGTGGGCGAGCTCGTAACATGCTACATAGCGACGATCGGGTTCATTCGTACGGGTATAGTGCTATCTAGCCGAATCAGAGAGGAGTATCTGGCTGCACTTCTTCGCCAGAACATGGCCTTTTTCGACCATGTCGGCGCGGGCGAGATCGCGACACATATGACCGCCGACGCCAATCTGATCCGGGATGGAATCTCGGAGAAAGCCAGCGTCGCTGTGCAATGCTGCTCTTCTATCGTCACTGCATTTGTTATAGGGTTCACCAGAGACTGGAAATTGACGCTCATAATGGCATCCAGCCCAGTGTGCATCGCACTCGTATTCGCAGTCAACGGCGTAGCGCTTACGAAATCTCGCCAGCGTTGGCTGGGAGAGACTGCAGCAGCTGGGACGGTTGTCGAAGAAGTCCTCTCCTCCATCAAGACGGTTGTCGGTCTGAATGCACAATCGGAGCTTACTTCACGATACGACGGCTTTCTCGAAAAGGCCGAAAGATGGGCGACCCGGGCCAGAACGATATCCGGTGCGCTACTCGGCGCTGTCTTTGCTGTCATATACATGGCTATTGGCTTGGGTTTCTGGATGGGGTCGCGATATCTCGTCAAAGGCACTACTTCCTACGTCGATATACTAGCCATCATCCTCGCCACAGTGACGGGAATAGCTTGCCTCGGGAGTATTGTTCCACCCCTCCAAGCTTTCACCATTGCCGTAGCCGCTGGGTCGAGGCTTTACGGTACCATCGACCGCAAACCTCGGGGAGAATCAACTCGACCATCCAAAACACAACTAGACACGATTTCAGGTCACCTGGAGTTCAAGAATGTCAGACACATATATCCATCGCGACCGGGGGTGGTTGTTCTGGACAACTTGAGTATTTCCATTGAGCCAGGAAAGACTACGGCCATTGTGGGGCCCTCAGGATCGGGAAAGAGTACCATCATCGAGCTTCTCGAACGTTTCTATGATCCACTCGCCGGCAAAATCATGTTAGATGGCCACAATCTCTCGGAAATAAACCCACAGTGGCTGCGGCAGCATATGTCTCTAGTTCAGCAGAATCCTACCCTTTTTGACACAACCATCTTTGAGAATGTGCGCTACGGACTGGTTGGTACGCCCTACGAGAACAGCCCCGAGGAGGAGGTTCGCAATCTTGTACACGACGCCTGTCGGATCGCAAATGCCCATGACTTCATCTGCAAACTTCCCAACGGCTATGGGACACCCGTTGGTGAAGCTGGAGTCATGCTTTCTGGTGGCCAAAAACAGCGCATTGCCATTGCCCGCGCTTTAATCCGTAATCCCAAGATTCTACTGCTGGATGAAGCCACCTCGGCTTTGGACTCGACAAGCGAAACCGTTGTTCAAGCTGCCATCGAGAGGGCTTCCCAAGGGAGGACAACGGTGGTCGTTGCTCATCGTTTGTCAACGATCAAGACTGCCGACAAGATCATCGTTCTTTCCGGGGGAAGACTTGCCGAGCAGGGCACGCACAATGAATTACTAGAACTAAACGGAACATACACGAAGCTTGCACAGACCCAGACTGTTCATCTTGACCAGGAAACAAATCCTGGCATGGAAACTGCCTCGCACATACATGACGAACCTGAGAAACCCACCGTCGAGAATGAGAAAGCTTTGCCGCCCATCGATAGAAACTTCGCTTCCATGATATCTCCGAAAGACGCAGAGGCGCTTCAAAGTCTGGACCATCCACGATCAGAATACTCTATGCGGACTCTGGTAACATTCGTAATGAAAATGCACAAAGGTTCTGTGCTGAAGATCCTGCATGGCTTTCTATGGTCGGTGCAGGCGGGAGCAGGCGCGCCGATACAAGCGGTGTTCCTCGCCAAATGTCTTGTTGCCCTCGCAAGACCTCCGTCTCAGTACCAATTACTCCGGTCCGAGACCAACCTCTGGGCCGGAATGCATGTCGCTCTCGCCTTTGTCCAGTTGCTTGCATACACTGCACAGGCCACTACTCTTGGCGGATGTACTGAGAAGCTTATTCGGGACGTAAGCGGTCAAACGTTCCGTGCCCTCCTTGACAAGGACATGGCATTTTTCGACATGCCAGAACATGGAGTCGGTGCACTGAGTTCTTTCATCTCCACCGAGCCTTCCAGTATCGCTGGCGTCGGCTGTTACGCGGTGGGGACATACATCATGGCTTTGACCACACTTATCGGAGCGATGGCAGCCAGTATAGCGGTTGGCTGGAAGCTGGGTCTGGTTGGATCCGCTACAGTTCCCATTCTTCTGCTGTGCGGCTTATTCAGATACCGCGTCATGGCTCAACTGGATGCCCACCTACGGAAAGACTATCAAGAAACGGCCTCTTTGGCTAGTGAAGCCGTCTCCTCCATTCGGACTGTCATCTCACTCAACCGGGAGCCCAGCGTAATGCTCACGTTTCATGGACAGCTTGCCCAGCAGAATTTGACCAGTATACGCGCAAGTCTGAAATCTTCGGCTCTTTTCTCGTTCTCGCAGTCAGCATCTATGCTGTGCACTGCTCTTGGCTTATGGTATGGTGGTACACTAGTCATCAGTGGAGAGTATGGTTTGTTCCAATTCATTCTAAGTCATGCGGCTATCAACATCTGTGGCGAGGCCGCTGGCCAGATTTTCAGCAGTTCTCCGGATTTAGCCAAAGCGAAGAATTCTGCCACACGACTAAAAGCTCTGTTCGACCAACGGACTTCTGCTCAAATTAACCATGACGCGACTCGCCCACTATTGGAGGGTAACATCCAATTCCGAGATGTCCACTTTACATACCCGACACGACCAGGGCGGCGTATTCTCAATGGATTTGATCTCACCGTTCataaaggtaaatatgtGGCTTTGATCGGATCAAGTGGCTGTGGCAAGAGCACCATAGTTGCTATGCTAGAGCACTTCTACCACCCATCAGCCGGCATGATTAGCATGGACGACATTGACATATCGTCCATGGATGTGAGAGCATACCGCGACCAAGTTGCGCTCGTCAACCAAGAACCCACACTGTTCCAAGGCACGATCCGGGAAAATCTGACCCTCGGCCTCAACAGAGAATGCTCACAACAAGAACTGGAGAAAGCCTGTAAAGATGCGTACATACTAGAATTCATCCTCTCCCTGCC ACTCGGACTCAACACCATGTGTGGAGGCAAAGGAAACAACTTTTCCGGAGGGCAGAAACAACGTCTGGCCATAGCACGAGCTCTACTGAGACGACCAAAAGTTCTACTGCTGGACGAAGTCACGTCAGCGCTGGACTCGGAGTCGCAACGCGAAGTCCAAGCTGCACTCGATGAGGCCGCAAAAGACAGGACGACCATCGCTATTGCGCACCGCCTGAGTGCCATTCAAAACGCGGATGTTATCTGCTTCCTCGAAGACGGCGTTGTTGTGGAGTCGGGAACGCACGCGGAGCTTATACGCAAGCGGGGGAAGTATTTCGCCATGTCTAGTTTGCAGACCCTGGAGAGCTGA
- a CDS encoding polyketide synthase, giving the protein MTASSNPSAPPPLAIVGMSCRMPGGVHSLEDFWSLLANSKDGYKEFPQDRFHWEAYYHPNQGRKDSINVHHGYFLDGDVSEFDAGFFKMNAIDATSFDPQGRIILECVYEALENAGVPKESIAGTKVGVFSTSNTSDYTLELKDDTPSMPSMVGVLGHNCMLSNVVSNVFDLRGPSVSVDTACSSAFYALQMAAQSLRAGETDMCIVSGCALNLSPWRWTMLSNLTMLHPDGTTKALDPSADSGYARGEGAASIILKPLDKALRDNDRIHCVLSHIGVNHNGHTNGYTMPDAAMQATLMEELQAQIDIKPDEFGFVEAHAPGTRVGDPIEISALQKVFSSDARSPENPLLIGSVKANVGHLESSSGFPSLIKAALMLGKRQVVPNANFKDEAMNTELRKLSMAVPVSTQAWPEGKSYIAINNYGFGGSNAHAIIKAAPVSEAHADKADTPSGDESFLFVLSANDEQALAKTREQLVEFLESEDAADVKIHDLAYTLGQRRSQLSWRCAIVASNLDDLSIQTASPRLVQRRVARQPKIAFAFTGQGAQYFGMGRELLQYPMFSAALEMCSACVESFGANFSLLEELYGNEKTSRIDDADVSQAASTAIQISIVDLLRSWGVEPMAVVGHSSGEVAAAYAAGLLSLPGAMRIAYARGQMAIRIKKVEPDFKGGMLAVAAGLEDVVPLLDIVMAGKVVIACENSPKSITVSGDEAALEELESLLEEDGLPHRRLAVDFPYHSPFLEPFVDRYEQDLCAVDTFADTKQKAEYFSAMAGRRVDAAAIQKPSYWANSAKFRVRFTSATTALLKSKTPPDVIVEIGPHPMLTGAVKSILKAAGKQVTHTVETLASLQRGQVARTCMVKLAEGLFSMGQTMDLEQVNVLGGKENGSRPRLVDGLRPYPWTRNRYWIESRIRDDAMLRRFPRHDLLGYANKGASGEGAWSWRNNFQVEDVPWLRDYQVGPHTTFPLAGYACAALEASKQRALARGAEVLTGFTVRELRILNRLVLEEGARVELIATLHPLAEEGYEAFELSSWSEGQRTWVQHCRALVRCHGAEGEDVAVAVAVPACEAWAEARAACGTRVGSPLLYQGSAKNGPVRTGVFRNVHNLRFGGGKTTAEVVVSDTAAEMPLQHESNMIIHPSTLDGLLQCGGYLPFLDESLAPVGGSSNVWVPDRVQEVTVLVGSGEMQKADGVLRTVARVDDQHSGTYSVHGVLDGAADSRVWVRGLHLGVEESLAPQWPAPHYGCYKLDWQPAGELMGSQGGQPQWHVMAADDGPHDGPLAGLLGQELDQQLGGTVACGGEQGELPSEARWCIVLDVGEGLLGSLSEAAFSRIKQALTTCEGVVWVTRGAFYEPTSPTAGMAVGLLRTIRSEMQAAVATLDLDPRTAGDAAGQAALVARVAGHVAACGEQMHAQAPAEMEFSEQQGTLLVSRITPDEQLDATVHAATGVVPPRPDVFNADTRGAFTLQRPGMAESLYLRREDTAVAPPLAEGEVEVRVAAVAVPLDADGTPAAFGGGGGGGGGASVGFSGSVVRCGSSVSRVQPGDSVFGWAHADAALGTFARAPETNVARTPDALDHAAAAALPATLAAAQLALVDVGRLCPGERALILGADSALGRAAVHVAKAAGADVFAALAPSASSADREAVAAAGVLPDHIVSALHLDAAPPADLVFRPSPAALASTLTPRLAPFGRFVYAETADTADTTHRARATPRLAAGCSAARVDLAHVAATLPQRIAAVLDAVAGLFARGLVSSAPAVRTVGLERLSQALSAPHPSPDAETLVLVPTPGEMVRTTPARPAPPTFDPAAVYLLIGGGGGLGRVIAQWMVDSGAKHVGLLSRSTSMSPEVRVLVDNAATQGANIFLLPCDVTNREQLQKATDQCTAERGPIKGVINAAMVFKGAVFSSVSHADFMDVAHPKVAGTWNLHHALNKAPLDFFVLISSVAGVMGTAGHSAYAAANTFLDSFARYRMRQGLPASSLALTAVVDAGYMAENTEKLQKLKYVDEFAGEILTTADVLALLAAAVKGEVASSCHGYAITGAGFGTARKLPAHAKDPRFSTLLSHHAKEQAITTNTTTATSNDSSLARALDQADDKDEATRRLLNAIRSKVAELQLIPVADIFDHQTIVELGLDSLTAMELYSWIGRLFRMKFRVQEYAKLDTLEKIADCVMAKREAVEAP; this is encoded by the exons ATGACCGCGTCCTCGAACCCATCCGCGCCTCCGCCGCTGGCCATAGTCGGCATGTCGTGCCGCATGCCAGGCGGCGTCCACTCCCTGGAGGATTTCTGGTCTCTGCTGGCCAACAGCAAAGACGGATACAAGGAATTTCCCCAAGACCGGTTCCACTGGGAAGCGTACTACCATCCGAACCAGGGGCGCAAGGACTCGATCAACGTACACCATGGCTACTTTCTCGACGGAGATGTGAGCGAGTTTGATGCGGGGTTTTTCAAGATGAATGCTATTGATGCTACTTCGTTT GACCCTCAAGGGCGCATCATACTCGAGTGCGTTTACGAGGCGCTTGAGAATGCAGGCGTGCCCAAGGAGAGCATAGCAGGGACGAAAGTCGGCGTCTTCTCCACGTCAAACACATCCGACTACACGCTGGAGCTCAAAGACGATACCCCTTCGATGCCGTCCATGGTCGGCGTCCTGGGCCACAACTGCATGCTGTCCAACGTTGTGTCCAACGTGTTCGACCTGCGAGGACCCAGCGTGAGCGTCGACACAGCATGCTCGTCTGCCTTCTACGCGCTGCAGATGGCAGCGCAGAGCTTGCGAGCCGGCGAGACGGACATGTGCATCGTGTCTGGATGCGCGCTCAACCTCTCGCCGTGGCGGTGGACCATGCTGTCGAATCTGACCATGCTGCACCCAGACGGCACAACCAAGGCCCTGGACCCCAGCGCTGACTCAGGCTACGCGCGCGGAGAAGGCGCCGCGAGTATCATATTGAAACCACTGGATAAGGCGCTGCGAGACAACGACCGGATACACTGTGTGCTGTCGCACATTGGCGTCAACCACAATGGCCACACCAACGGCTACACGATGCCGGATGCAGCCATGCAGGCGACGCTGATGGAGGAGCTCCAGGCTCAGATCGATATCAAGCCTGACGAGTTTGGCTTCGTCGAAGCGCACGCGCCGGGCACACGTGTTGGCGACCCGATCGAGATCTCTGCGCTTCAAAAGGTGTTTTCGAGCGATGCGCGCTCGCCCGAGAACCCGCTCCTGATCGGCTCGGTAAAGGCCAACGTGGGCCATTTGGAGTCGTCGAGCGGCTTCCCGTCGCTGATCAAGGCAGCGTTGATGCTGGGTAAGCGTCAGGTGGTACCCAACGCCAACTTCAAGGACGAAGCTATGAACACAGAGCTCCGCAAGCTGAGCATGGCG GTACCGGTATCTACGCAAGCTTGGCCCGAGGGCAAGTCGTACATTGCCATCAACAACTACGGGTTCGGAGGGTCCAACGCTCACGCCATCATCAAGGCAGCGCCCGTATCGGAAGCACATGCTGACAAGGCCGACACGCCGAGCGGCGACGAGTCTTTTCTGTTCGTTCTGTCAGCCAACGACGAGCAGGCTCTTGCGAAAACCAGGGAGCAGTTGGTCGAGTTTCTCGAGTCGGAGGACGCGGCCGACGTCAAGATACACGACCTGGCCTACACACTGGGACAGCGTAGATCGCAGCTTAGTTGGCGCTGTGCCATTGTTGCGTCGAATCTGGACGACCTGTCCATCCAGACAGCCTCACCTCGACTCGTACAACGGCGAGTCGCTCGTCAGCCCAAGATTGCTTTTGCTTTTACCGGACAGGGTGCGCAGTACTTTGGTATGGGCCGCGAGCTGCTTCAGTATCCCATGTTTTCGGCAGCGCTGGAAATGTGCTCGGCCTGCGTTGAATCGTTTGGCGCGAATTTTTCCCTTTTGGAGGAGCTGTACGGCAACGAAAAAACATCACGCATCGACGATGCCGACGTCAGCCAGGCGGCATCGACGGCTATCCAAATTTCCATCGTAGACCTCCTGCGCTCGTGGGGCGTCGAGCCCATGGCTGTGGTGGGCCACTCGAGCGGCGAGGTCGCCGCCGCATACGCCGCCGGCCTCCTTTCTCTTCCGGGGGCCATGCGCATCGCTTATGCTCGCGGGCAAATGGCCATCAGAATCAAGAAGGTGGAGCCGGACTTCAAAGGCGGCATGTTGGCGGTTGCAGCTGGGTTGGAGGACGTGGTTCCCCTGTTGGACATTGTCATGGCAGGCAAGGTGGTGATTGCTTGCGAGAATTCACCCAAGTCCATCACGGTTTCAGGTGATGAGGCAGCACTGGAGGAGTTGGAGTCGCTCCTCGAAGAGGATGGATTGCCTCACAGGCGGCTGGCCGTCGACTTTCCCTACCACTCGCCCTTCCTCGAGCCGTTTGTTGACAGGTACGAGCAAGACCTGTGTGCGGTGGATACCTTTGCCGATACCAAACAGAAGGCTGAGTATTTCTCAGCCATGGCCGGTCGAAGGGTTGACGCGGCAGCCATTCAGAAGCCATCGTACTGGGCCAACAGCGCCAAGTTCAGGGTTCGATTTACATCAGCCACAACGGCTCTGTTGAAGAGCAAAACGCCACCAGACGTCATCGTGGAGATCGGCCCACACCCCATGCTGACGGGGGCTGTGAAGAGCATCTTGAAGGCGGCCGGAAAACAAGTAACGCATACGGTGGAGACGCTGGCGAGTCTCCAGCGTGGGCAAGTTGCGCGGACGTGCATGGTGAAGCTTGCGGAGGGACTCTTCAGTATGGGTCAGACCATGGACCTGGAGCAGGTCAACGTGCTAGGTGGCAAAGAGAACGGCTCCCGTCCGCGGCTCGTCGATGGCCTCAGGCCGTATCCGTGGACACGCAACCGCTACTGGATTGAGTCGAGGATTCGCGACGACGCCATGTTGCGACGGTTCCCACGACATGATCTGCTAGGCTATGCCAACAAAGGCGCAAGTGGTGAAGGAGCGTGGAGCTGGAGAAACAACTTCCAGGTCGAGGACGTGCCGTGGCTTCGGGACTATCAAGTAGGGCCCCACACGACGTTCCCGCTGGCCGGGTACGCGTGTGCTGCGCTGGAGGCGAGCAAGCAGCGGGCCTTGGCACGTGGTGCTGAAGTGTTGACGGGATTCACGGTGCGAGAGCTGCGCATACTCAACAGGCTCGTGCTGGAGGAGGGTGCGCGGGTCGAGCTGATTGCCACTCTTCACCCGCTGGCCGAGGAGGGCTACGAGGCGTTTGAGCTGTCGTCGTGGAGTGAGGGGCAGCGGACGTGGGTGCAGCACTGTCGAGCGCTTGTCCGATGCCATGGCGCAGAGGGGGAGGAtgtggcggtggcggtggcggtgccGGCGTGTGAGGCGTGGGCCGAGGCGCGAGCAGCGTGTGGCACGCGCGTAGGCAGCCCGTTGCTCTACCAGGGCTCGGCCAAGAACGGGCCGGTGCGGACGGGGGTGTTCCGCAATGTGCACAATCTTCGGTTCGGAGGTGGCAAGACGACGGCTGAGGTGGTGGTGTCGGACACGGCGGCCGAGATGCCGCTGCAGCACGAAAGCAACATGATCATCCACCCCAGCACGCTCGACGGGCTGCTGCAGTGCGGAGGCTACCTTCCTTTCCTAGACGAATCGCTTGCTCCCgtcggcggcagcagcaacgTGTGGGTGCCGGACAGGGTGCAGGAGGTGACGGTGCTTGTTGGCTCGGGAGAGATGCAGAAGGCGGACGGGGTGCTGCGGACCGTGGCTCGCGTGGACGACCAGCACAGCGGGACCTACAGCGTCCACGGCGTTCTCGACGGCGCTGCCGACTCGCGGGTCTGGGTCCGCGGGCTGCACTTGGGCGTCGAAGAGTCGCTGGCGCCGCAGTGGCCAGCGCCCCACTACGGATGCTACAAGCTCGACTGGCAGCCGGCGGGAGAGCTGATGGGCAGCCAGGGCGGGCAGCCGCAGTGGCACGTCATGGCAGCAGACGACGGGCCGCACGACGGGCCTCTGGCGGGCCTGCTGGGCCAGGAGCTGGACCAACAGCTGGGCGGCACCGTCGCGTGCGGCGGGGAACAGGGGGAGCTGCCGAGCGAGGCCAGGTGGTGCATTGTGCTCGACGTGGGCGAGGGCCTGCTGGGCAGCCTGAGCGAGGCGGCCTTCTCGCGCATCAAGCAGGCACTGACGACGTGTGAGGGCGTGGTCTGGGTCACGCGCGGCGCCTTTTACGAGCCCACGAGCCCCACGGCAGGCATGGCCGTCGGTCTGCTCCGCACGATCCGCAGCGAGATGCAGGCGGCCGTGGCTACGCTCGACCTCGACCCGCGCACGGCTGGCGACGCGGCAGGCCAGGCGGCGCTGGTCGCACGCGTGGCCGGCCATGTGGCGGCATGTGGCGAGCAGATGCACGCACAAGCCCCGGCCGAGATGGAGTTCAGCGAGCAGCAGGGCACGCTCCTGGTCTCGCGCATCACCCCCGACGAGCAGCTGGACGCCACCGTCCACGCTGCCACGGGCGTCGTTCCACCGCGCCCCGACGTCTTCAACGCCGACACGCGGGGCGCCTTCACGCTGCAGCGTCCAGGCATGGCCGAGTCGCTGTACCTGCGGCGCGAGGACACGGCCGTGGCGCCGCCGCTTGCAGAGGGCGAGGTCGAGGTGCGCGTTGCCGCCGTCGCCGTGCCACTGGACGCCGACGGCACGCCGGCTGCCTttggtggcggcggtggcggcggtggcggcgcaAGCGTGGGGTTCAGCGGAAGCGTGGTGCGCTGTGGCTCCAGCGTCAGCCGTGTGCAGCCTGGCGACAGCGTCTTTGGCTGGGCGCACGCGGATGCCGCCCTGGGCACCTTTGCGCGCGCGCCCGAAACAAACGTCGCGCGCACGCCCGACGCCCTCGACCATGCCGCGGCTGCAGCCCTGCCCGCGACCTTGGCTGCCGCCCAGCTAGCCCTGGTGGACGTGGGCCGCCTCTGCCCAGGCGAGCGCGCGCTGATCCTCGGCGCCGACTCCGCCCTCGGCCGCGCCGCTGTCCACGTCGCCAAGGCTGCCGGCGCCGACGTCTTTGCCGCCCTGGCCCCGTCGGCCTCGTCTGCCGACCGCGAGGCCGTGGCTGCCGCGGGCGTCTTGCCCGACCACATCGTCAGCGCCCTGCATCTGGACGCCGCTCCGCCCGCCGACCTGGTCTTCCGCCCCTCCCCCGCCGCCTTGGCCTCCACCCTCACCCCCCGCTTGGCCCCCTTTGGCCGGTTTGTCTACGCCGAAACCGCCGACACCGCCGACACCACCCACCGAGCACGCGCTACACCACGCCTCGCAGCCGGCTGCAGTGCCGCACGCGTGGATCTGGCTCATGTCGCCGCTACCTTGCCTCAGCGCATCGCTGCCGTCTTGGACGCCGTGGCCGGCCTCTTCGCGCGTGGCCTCGTGAGCAGTGCACCAGCGGTACGCACTGTTGGGCTCGAACGCTTGTCCCAGGCCCTCAGCGCTCCGCACCCCAGCCCTGATGCCGAAACGCTGGTGTTGGTGCCCACACCGGGCGAGATGGTCAGGACGACGCCCGCCCGCCCCGCTCCGCCCACCTTTGATCCAGCTGCTGTCTACCTGCTCATCGGCGGCGGAGGCGGCCTCGGCCGTGTCATTGCACAGTGGATGGTCGACAGTGGCGCTAAACACGTTGGCTTGCTGTCTCGCAGCACCTCCATGAGCCCAGAGGTACGCGTCTTGGTCGACAACGCCGCCACCCAGGGTGCAAACATCTTCTTGCTGCCCTGCGATGTCACCAACCGCGAGCAGCTACAGAAGGCAACTGACCAATGCACTGCCGAAAGGGGTCCTATCAAGGGTGTCATCAACGCTGCCATGGTGTTCAAG GGCGCCGTCTTTAGCTCGGTTTCTCATGCCGATTTCATGGATGTCGCTCATCCCAAGGTCGCTGGAACCTGGAATCTGCACCACGCCCTCAACAAGGCCCCGCTCGACTTCTTCGTGCTCATCTCCTCCGTGGCCGGTGTCATGGGCACGGCTGGACACTCTGCCTACGCAGCTGCCAACACCTTCCTCGACTCCTTTGCCAGGTACCGTATGCGCCAGGGACTTCCAGCCTCCTCCTTGGCTCTGACCGCCGTCGTGGATGCCGGCTACATGGCTGAGAACACGGAGAAGCTCCAGAAGCTCAAGTACGTAGACGAGTTCGCCGGTGAGATCCTCACCACGGCAGATGTGCTCGCTCTCCTCGCTGCAGCTGTGAAGGGCGAGGTAGCCTCGTCCTGCCATGGCTACGCCATCACCGGAGCAGGCTTCGGCACGGCTCGCAAACTGCCGGCCCATGCCAAAGACCCTCGATTCTCTACCCTACTCTCTCACCATGCCAAAGAACAGGCAATCACCACAAACACGACGACTGCCACCAGCAACGATAGCTCTCTAGCGCGCGCACTCGACCAAGCCGACGACAAAGACGAAGCGACGCGCCGCCTCCTGAATGCTATCCGCTCAAAGGTGGCCGAGCTGCAGCTGATCCCCGTCGCAGACATTTTCGATCACCAAACCATTGTAGAGCTTGGCCTCGACAGCTTGACCGCCATGGAGCTCTACTCCTGGATCGGACGCCTTTTCCGCATGAAGTTCAGGGTCCAGGAATATGCTAAGCTCGACACCCTTGAAAAGATTGCAGACTGTGTCATGGCCAAGAGGGAGGCTGTCGAGGCTCCATGA
- a CDS encoding 3-oxoacyl-[acyl-carrier-protein] reductase, producing MTFVSASSGSAAKQLESHINALGNGAQAISVQVDIAHVDAPRTIVDQTLAAFGPAIDILINNAGIGIRKSFLETTVDDFDHGIQVNLRGAFFMCQAVVPHLRRPGRIVNISSIVSRTGGPLYGVYAASKAGLEGFTRSLAAAVGPYGHSVNAVLPGLTDTDMLQEITADDESAAFHRGVAAATPMEGRFATPEDIARVVVFMAGPNSHWMTGQSVSATGGLLMV from the coding sequence ATGACGTTCGTTTCGGCCTCCAGCGGCTCAGCTGCCAAGCAGCTGGAATCCCACATCAACGCGCTTGGCAATGGGGCGCAGGCCATTTCCGTCCAAGTGGACATAGCACACGTCGATGCCCCGCGGACCATAGTGGATCAGACGCTAGCAGCTTTCGGGCCGGCCATCGACATCCTCATCAACAACGCAGGCATCGGTATCAGGAAAAGCTTTCTGGAGACGACTGTCGACGACTTCGACCACGGCATCCAGGTCAACTTGCGCGGTGCGTTTTTCATGTGCCAAGCTGTTGTTCCGCATCTTCGACGTCCCGGCCGGATCGTCAACATCAGCTCCATTGTCTCGCGCACGGGAGGGCCTCTGTACGGCGTCTACGCTGCGTCCAAGGCTGGGCTGGAGGGCTTCACGCGCTCGCTGGCTGCGGCTGTGGGCCCGTACGGCCACAGCGTGAATGCTGTGTTGCCGGGCCTGACGGATACCGATATGCTGCAGGAGATTACGGCTGACGACGAATCTGCGGCCTTTCATCGCGGAGTGGCTGCTGCCACGCCCATGGAAGGTAGATTCGCTACTCCCGAGGATATAGCACGCGTCGTTGTTTTCATGGCTGGTCCCAATAGCCATTGGATGACTGGGCAGTCGGTCAGCGCGACTGGTGGCCTGTTGATGGTATGA